Proteins encoded by one window of Blautia faecicola:
- a CDS encoding serine/threonine protein kinase, whose translation MEEERYPSLPWQGWKIVKKLGRGGYGSVYQAQRNSAGVMEDAAIKVISFPKDKEDIEADFTDGYDIVSVRNKYKDMLHRYVDEYQIMLAFKGQTNIVSCDDFATKPHEDGIGWDVFIRMELLTPLTMLIKQYAGSIPEEKVIKVGMDICSALILCESKHIVHRDIKPENIMVSEFGDYKLGDFGIAKTMYHTTQATIAGSDRYMAPEVITRKEYGKEVDIYSLGLVLYWMLNNRKRPFIDADYIPSNEENEQAQLRRVTGDPLPPPKYGSRKLQNIVLKACAYEPKDRFSSAREMYQALAALQTDGSMPVIPEPKPYEDPTPPGGKDELTGEWGSAGEDDHGGWDSVNEVTHDAGKTTTHRTEGKANTGAEPAVLEGAYPDEKELKAIRKSLNICTVVMGVCTLGIGLLWCIPIRKKILNRIDRREPVSNGLKIAATWVGMIPGLLLLVNEDI comes from the coding sequence ATGGAAGAGGAGAGATATCCGTCGCTGCCCTGGCAGGGATGGAAGATTGTAAAAAAGCTGGGACGGGGCGGCTACGGCAGTGTATATCAGGCACAGCGAAATTCTGCAGGTGTCATGGAAGATGCCGCCATAAAAGTGATTTCTTTCCCCAAGGATAAAGAAGACATTGAAGCGGATTTTACAGATGGTTACGATATTGTCAGCGTAAGAAACAAATATAAGGATATGCTCCACCGGTATGTCGATGAGTATCAGATCATGCTGGCGTTTAAGGGGCAGACGAATATTGTCAGCTGCGACGATTTTGCAACAAAACCGCATGAAGACGGGATCGGATGGGATGTTTTTATCCGGATGGAATTGTTGACCCCGTTAACTATGTTGATCAAACAGTATGCAGGAAGTATTCCGGAAGAAAAGGTTATAAAAGTCGGAATGGATATCTGCTCTGCGCTTATACTTTGTGAGTCTAAACATATCGTACATAGAGATATTAAGCCGGAAAATATTATGGTATCGGAGTTTGGAGATTATAAATTAGGCGATTTCGGAATTGCCAAAACTATGTATCACACAACTCAGGCGACGATTGCCGGCTCAGATCGATATATGGCACCGGAAGTAATTACAAGAAAAGAATATGGGAAAGAGGTTGACATTTACAGTCTCGGCTTGGTTCTTTACTGGATGCTGAACAACCGCAAGCGCCCTTTTATCGATGCGGATTATATACCCAGCAATGAAGAAAACGAGCAGGCACAGCTGAGAAGAGTGACAGGTGATCCCTTGCCACCACCCAAATATGGAAGCAGAAAATTACAGAATATTGTTCTGAAAGCATGTGCGTATGAACCAAAAGACAGATTTTCTTCTGCCAGAGAGATGTATCAGGCGCTGGCTGCATTACAGACTGACGGAAGCATGCCGGTGATACCGGAGCCTAAGCCATATGAAGATCCTACACCACCAGGTGGTAAAGATGAGTTGACAGGAGAATGGGGTTCCGCAGGTGAGGATGATCATGGAGGATGGGATTCCGTAAATGAGGTCACTCATGATGCAGGAAAGACTACAACACATAGAACAGAAGGAAAAGCGAATACAGGAGCAGAACCTGCTGTGCTGGAAGGTGCTTATCCGGATGAAAAGGAACTGAAAGCGATACGGAAGTCTTTGAATATCTGTACAGTTGTGATGGGTGTCTGTACTCTCGGCATTGGTCTGCTATGGTGTATCCCTATCAGAAAGAAAATTCTCAACAGAATAGACAGGCGGGAGCCGGTCAGCAACGGCTTAAAGATAGCGGCTACCTGGGTCGGTATGATACCGGGACTTTTGCTCCTTGTAAATGAGGATATCTGA
- a CDS encoding OmpA family protein — protein sequence MKKFCVWFGLLMSTAVFTACGTGIKNSSESSSSSVSMQTQNIEMEITDLVNLGSDPQAYMLYGSYRNEEEYKDEDGSYAEKHADDYDYMTLQLADSEEYEVQILPVELQADTDFLNSDLAGKTDEELKDEVGLTDQQISALHEYWQYNHMRVNFVERKKYSEDGEYSYSTNNFFQFAYEVVGDKLYMGLEALITDEEDETKLEYYVQDREEWTEYSYGFDGLDLILSKDGKSTRLKSFSMLYAEKKNEGIYEWGYAENSTAGYDGIVHITMSTEEGYDSSIEWADGKRAENVTAQIEGNQFALTWDSTYRYDYDLGESEEGEGGKLAGIFLLTARPNGGADGGLSICVDGEWYPYVYDSTAYWNGELSDNLATDADVSSMSEQELGELKENQTAVSSGLMGAFKEQGLDSAKIDESTGTVQMDNNVLFALDKSKLTDEGKAYLDQFLAAYVPVISGAIEEGKVSTIVVEGYTDSAGDEAYNLKLSEERAQTVADYIKAGYPELANVIEVVGNGENNLILDGEGKEDAAASRRVEVRYVLKTE from the coding sequence ATGAAAAAGTTTTGTGTATGGTTCGGCCTTTTGATGTCCACAGCGGTGTTTACGGCGTGTGGAACCGGTATTAAGAATAGTAGTGAGAGCAGTAGTAGCAGTGTCAGTATGCAAACCCAAAATATAGAAATGGAAATAACGGATTTGGTGAATCTGGGGTCAGATCCGCAGGCTTATATGCTTTACGGAAGTTATCGGAACGAAGAAGAGTATAAAGATGAAGATGGTTCCTATGCGGAGAAGCATGCAGATGATTATGACTATATGACTTTGCAGCTTGCAGATTCGGAAGAATACGAAGTACAGATTCTCCCTGTAGAGCTGCAGGCAGATACTGATTTTCTGAATTCGGACCTTGCCGGAAAAACCGACGAAGAATTGAAAGATGAGGTGGGGCTGACAGACCAGCAGATCAGCGCACTGCATGAGTATTGGCAATATAATCATATGCGTGTCAACTTTGTCGAAAGAAAAAAATACAGTGAAGATGGAGAATATTCTTATTCCACAAATAATTTCTTCCAGTTTGCCTATGAAGTAGTTGGTGACAAACTCTATATGGGATTGGAAGCTTTGATTACGGATGAAGAGGATGAAACGAAGCTGGAGTATTATGTGCAGGACCGCGAGGAATGGACGGAATACTCTTATGGCTTCGATGGATTGGATCTGATTTTGTCTAAGGATGGAAAAAGTACAAGACTTAAATCTTTTTCTATGCTTTATGCGGAAAAAAAGAATGAAGGAATTTACGAATGGGGATATGCTGAGAATTCTACAGCAGGATATGATGGAATCGTTCACATAACTATGAGTACGGAAGAAGGTTATGATTCTTCTATTGAGTGGGCAGATGGCAAAAGAGCTGAGAATGTAACAGCACAGATTGAAGGTAATCAGTTTGCCCTTACCTGGGACAGTACCTATCGCTATGATTACGATCTTGGAGAATCCGAGGAAGGCGAAGGGGGAAAACTCGCGGGTATTTTTCTTCTCACTGCCCGGCCAAATGGAGGAGCAGATGGCGGTCTGTCCATCTGTGTGGATGGCGAATGGTATCCTTATGTTTATGATTCTACTGCTTATTGGAATGGTGAATTAAGTGATAATCTGGCGACAGATGCAGATGTGAGCAGTATGAGTGAACAGGAGCTGGGAGAACTGAAAGAAAACCAGACAGCGGTCTCAAGCGGACTCATGGGAGCTTTCAAAGAGCAGGGTCTTGATTCTGCGAAGATCGATGAGTCAACGGGAACGGTACAGATGGATAATAATGTGCTGTTTGCCTTGGACAAGTCGAAGCTGACAGATGAGGGAAAGGCTTATCTGGATCAGTTCCTTGCAGCCTATGTACCGGTAATATCCGGTGCGATAGAAGAAGGAAAGGTATCCACAATCGTAGTGGAGGGCTATACCGATTCTGCAGGCGACGAGGCTTACAATTTAAAACTTTCTGAGGAAAGAGCACAGACTGTTGCAGATTATATTAAGGCAGGTTATCCGGAACTTGCGAATGTTATCGAAGTTGTCGGTAATGGAGAAAACAATCTTATTCTGGACGGAGAAGGCAAAGAAGACGCTGCAGCATCCAGGCGCGTAGAGGTCAGATATGTCCTGAAGACAGAGTAG
- a CDS encoding SseB family protein: MAENQKVDLSTLPKGLTKEEFTALPNFKKIRSFFTWAGVVSIVSGIFVLSSIGHISQSILRNGGSLDGLFQMGAVKLNLLFMVVSIVLGILLIKKKTTTMAYILAIIELVYVLLAITSGGSVGIGAISFLLSIVGAIRIDKKWKLYQEISVGNNQGNPAGNSTDGRTQNNAYAQYHTSQAANNETYWQKKPEENHGFVSTGASKSLKEALNIYKKEKSWSAENDMIESLKTSKVWVPYISEKNQMDILKNGERYYFPVFTSAAEMKEYGKKFYQREVYISDAINMAKESRYVLTGLVINAFTDSVILNWDQLGTGIPNADDGEEKTMYKR; this comes from the coding sequence ATGGCAGAAAATCAAAAAGTAGATCTCAGTACACTTCCAAAGGGGCTTACCAAGGAAGAATTTACAGCATTACCTAATTTTAAAAAGATCCGTTCCTTTTTTACCTGGGCAGGTGTGGTATCTATCGTATCAGGTATATTCGTTCTATCGAGTATAGGACACATATCGCAAAGCATACTTCGGAATGGAGGAAGCCTTGATGGTTTGTTCCAGATGGGAGCAGTAAAGCTCAATTTGTTGTTTATGGTTGTCAGTATTGTTCTGGGAATTCTCTTAATTAAAAAGAAAACAACAACAATGGCTTATATTCTGGCTATAATAGAATTGGTATATGTACTTCTGGCAATTACATCAGGTGGATCAGTAGGCATCGGTGCTATATCCTTTTTACTCTCTATAGTTGGTGCGATCCGGATCGATAAAAAATGGAAACTTTATCAGGAAATCTCTGTTGGAAACAATCAGGGAAATCCTGCTGGAAACAGCACAGACGGAAGAACGCAGAATAATGCATATGCGCAATATCATACATCCCAGGCTGCCAATAACGAAACTTACTGGCAGAAGAAGCCGGAAGAGAATCATGGTTTTGTTTCAACCGGCGCATCGAAAAGTTTGAAAGAAGCACTGAATATTTATAAAAAAGAGAAAAGCTGGTCTGCAGAAAATGACATGATAGAGTCTTTGAAGACCAGTAAAGTATGGGTTCCCTATATCAGCGAGAAGAACCAGATGGATATTCTGAAAAATGGAGAAAGATATTATTTTCCTGTGTTTACAAGTGCAGCGGAAATGAAAGAGTATGGGAAGAAATTTTATCAAAGAGAAGTATATATTTCTGATGCGATTAATATGGCAAAAGAATCACGATATGTATTAACTGGTCTGGTTATCAATGCGTTTACTGATTCTGTTATATTGAACTGGGATCAGCTCGGCACAGGAATTCCTAACGCCGATGATGGGGAAGAAAAAACCATGTATAAGAGATAG
- a CDS encoding DUF3368 domain-containing protein — MIVVSDTTPLISLLKINRIDLLEKLFGDVLIPQAVFDELTVDERFRLEADQIRQTKFIAVKPVNNPESASILKRATGLDQGESEAIVLADELKADLLLMDEAKGRNVSAQMGIRIMGTIGILMAAYEEQELTSDEVRECVDGLQCAGRHIGQRHYQMLLSRLKN; from the coding sequence ATGATTGTTGTCTCTGATACAACACCGTTGATATCACTTCTTAAAATCAATCGTATAGATTTACTGGAAAAATTGTTTGGTGATGTTTTAATTCCACAGGCAGTTTTTGATGAACTGACAGTAGATGAACGATTTCGGCTGGAAGCGGATCAGATCAGACAAACGAAATTCATTGCAGTGAAGCCTGTAAATAATCCAGAATCAGCCAGTATATTGAAAAGAGCAACGGGGCTTGATCAGGGCGAGAGTGAGGCGATTGTTCTGGCGGATGAATTAAAAGCGGATCTGTTGTTGATGGATGAAGCAAAGGGAAGAAATGTATCGGCTCAGATGGGGATTAGAATCATGGGCACGATAGGTATTCTTATGGCTGCTTATGAGGAACAGGAACTGACTTCGGATGAGGTCAGAGAATGCGTCGACGGTCTGCAATGTGCCGGACGGCATATTGGGCAAAGACATTATCAGATGCTGTTAAGCAGATTGAAAAACTAA
- a CDS encoding HDOD domain-containing protein, translated as MELNLLLGGVSCNPGSWGRHCLTAAYCAEKIAGACGNMDTEKAYILGLLHDIGRKFGVRHLGHVSDRYTYMKSFWSMKKRYSLPVFPQRKSSENSSLQNCRKI; from the coding sequence ATGGAATTAAATCTGCTTTTGGGTGGCGTGTCTTGCAATCCGGGATCTTGGGGAAGACATTGTCTGACAGCGGCTTACTGTGCGGAAAAAATTGCCGGTGCATGTGGAAATATGGATACTGAGAAGGCGTATATATTAGGGTTGTTGCATGATATAGGAAGAAAATTTGGAGTGAGGCATCTCGGACATGTTTCAGATAGGTATACATACATGAAGTCGTTCTGGAGTATGAAGAAAAGGTACAGTCTGCCCGTGTTTCCGCAGAGGAAGAGTTCAGAGAACAGTTCCTTGCAAAACTGCAGGAAAATATGA
- a CDS encoding SbcC/MukB-like Walker B domain-containing protein encodes MKDITFSNERYEFIYMPSGHYRNYYDMIMDDFNVIQGESIFSGIFHETHKEVIDELFERLALNNESSSKTLAEFTDYRTYMDYDIKIIHSDGTFSYYSKVREEKSGGETQTPFYVTVAASFVQLYTNSIGGEATGLVMFDEAFNNMDDERISGVLEFMNRLPLQLIIAAPPDKIQYIGPSMEETLLIMTDEKVSFVEKYCHEI; translated from the coding sequence TTGAAAGATATTACATTCAGTAATGAAAGATATGAATTTATCTATATGCCAAGCGGACATTACAGAAATTATTATGACATGATCATGGATGATTTTAATGTGATCCAGGGAGAATCTATTTTCAGCGGTATCTTTCATGAAACTCATAAAGAAGTGATTGATGAGTTGTTTGAACGTCTGGCATTAAATAATGAAAGCAGTTCAAAAACGCTGGCAGAATTTACCGATTATCGGACCTATATGGATTATGATATAAAAATTATCCATTCAGATGGAACTTTTTCTTACTATTCCAAAGTCCGTGAAGAAAAGAGCGGTGGTGAGACACAGACTCCGTTCTATGTGACAGTTGCGGCATCTTTTGTACAGCTTTATACCAATAGTATTGGAGGAGAAGCGACAGGACTGGTGATGTTTGATGAGGCATTTAACAATATGGACGATGAGCGGATCAGTGGTGTACTGGAGTTTATGAATCGTCTGCCATTACAGCTTATTATTGCCGCACCACCAGATAAAATTCAGTATATTGGTCCTTCTATGGAGGAAACGCTGTTGATAATGACAGATGAAAAAGTGAGTTTTGTGGAGAAATACTGCCATGAGATATGA
- a CDS encoding Wadjet anti-phage system protein JetD domain-containing protein, protein MRYEERILQTLLDSYERSRLSRGENEVAVHIAFPITPKTMPIYFDENSLAYEEIHGTAGHLEEMGYTCSVWKGGKKNHILQKIVLCDEKVDEIYRHLGRVPEKQMQQAQLAVLQELKTECSTPVARNFICWLMKRLEQGKTVKEYLNLDDTEGSRRLIRAIHKIETNQKEIYIREFSVQCFGDSKELEKKSGLIGKIFRRFSDDMEDMDNDVILAEYGIYRTPNYVYVKGSGRLRIGTPEAYDIDLRSLRQGIGLSGEDLDGLEWKVDVSVKRIITIENLTTFFRWEEPDSVLIYLGGYHNAVRRKFLQKLYQVFPEAEYFHFGDIDVGGFEIYEDLCRRTGIPFTTYKMGISELEQYEQYTRELTENDRKRMDSLLNSEAYENVWPILRYMKEHGKKLEQESIL, encoded by the coding sequence ATGAGATATGAAGAACGAATTTTACAAACCTTACTGGATTCTTATGAAAGAAGCAGGTTATCCAGAGGGGAAAATGAAGTAGCTGTTCATATCGCTTTTCCGATAACTCCCAAAACCATGCCGATATACTTTGATGAAAATTCACTGGCTTATGAAGAAATTCATGGGACAGCAGGACATCTGGAAGAAATGGGATATACTTGTTCCGTATGGAAAGGGGGAAAGAAAAATCATATTCTGCAGAAAATAGTATTGTGCGATGAAAAAGTGGATGAAATCTATCGCCATCTGGGACGGGTTCCGGAAAAACAGATGCAGCAGGCGCAGCTGGCGGTGTTACAGGAACTGAAAACGGAATGTAGCACACCGGTTGCGAGAAACTTTATCTGTTGGCTGATGAAGCGGCTGGAACAGGGAAAAACGGTGAAGGAATATCTAAATCTGGATGATACAGAAGGAAGCCGGCGGTTAATCAGAGCCATTCACAAAATAGAAACGAATCAGAAAGAAATTTATATCCGTGAATTTTCAGTACAATGTTTTGGGGACAGTAAGGAACTGGAAAAGAAATCCGGTCTGATCGGAAAAATTTTCCGCAGATTTTCCGATGATATGGAAGATATGGATAATGATGTTATTCTGGCAGAATATGGTATTTATCGTACCCCCAATTACGTGTATGTAAAGGGAAGTGGAAGGTTGCGGATTGGAACACCGGAGGCATACGACATAGATCTCAGAAGTCTTCGTCAGGGAATCGGATTGTCAGGGGAAGATCTGGACGGTCTGGAATGGAAGGTGGATGTTTCAGTAAAAAGGATTATCACGATAGAAAATCTGACGACATTTTTTCGCTGGGAAGAACCGGACAGTGTTTTGATTTATCTTGGCGGTTATCATAATGCAGTAAGAAGAAAATTCTTACAAAAATTGTATCAGGTATTTCCGGAGGCAGAGTATTTTCATTTTGGAGATATCGATGTAGGTGGATTTGAAATTTACGAAGATCTTTGCCGACGTACGGGAATACCTTTTACTACTTATAAGATGGGAATCTCAGAGCTGGAGCAATATGAACAATATACGAGAGAACTGACGGAGAATGACAGGAAAAGAATGGACAGTTTGCTGAACAGTGAGGCGTATGAGAACGTATGGCCGATTTTGAGGTACATGAAAGAACATGGGAAAAAGCTGGAGCAGGAAAGTATCCTGTGA
- a CDS encoding helix-turn-helix domain-containing protein yields the protein MEIGKKLKDARMRSGFTQESVAEKVNVSRQTISNWENEKSYPDIISVIELSNLYSISLDELLKGDEKMMEHLEESTNVVKSTRKLIGAILLNIITVILLVTLSMFLPDRSYYLLVVFCLAIASSSVLLYQMIKRI from the coding sequence ATGGAAATTGGGAAAAAACTGAAGGACGCCCGGATGAGATCCGGATTTACTCAGGAGAGCGTTGCTGAAAAAGTCAATGTGTCCAGACAGACGATTTCTAACTGGGAGAATGAAAAATCATATCCGGATATTATCAGCGTGATCGAGTTGAGTAACCTTTATTCCATAAGTCTTGACGAATTACTGAAGGGAGACGAGAAAATGATGGAACATCTGGAAGAAAGCACAAATGTTGTCAAGAGCACGCGGAAACTGATCGGCGCGATCCTGCTGAACATTATTACGGTGATTCTGCTGGTCACGCTGAGCATGTTTTTGCCTGACAGAAGTTACTATTTACTTGTGGTATTCTGTCTGGCAATTGCCAGTTCGTCCGTGTTGCTTTATCAGATGATCAAACGTATCTAA
- a CDS encoding aspartate dehydrogenase, with amino-acid sequence MIRASICTGEQVVGFKDLQNGKIEEIMLLQCPEDLEKFRKMYGITGEIEKEY; translated from the coding sequence ATCATCCGTGCAAGCATCTGTACTGGAGAACAGGTTGTAGGTTTTAAAGATTTGCAGAACGGAAAAATAGAAGAAATCATGCTGCTCCAGTGCCCGGAAGATCTGGAAAAGTTCAGAAAGATGTATGGGATAACGGGAGAGATTGAAAAAGAATATTGA